One Kiritimatiellia bacterium genomic window, AGAGGCTGAGGAACGGCAATCTCCACCGCGGTGTTCGAGAAACCATGAGGGTTCGCGCTGATAAATGCAACGGTGCCGAGTTCATCGCTGAAGTTGAAACGGTAAAGGTTCTCAGGGGTCGCAACATACAGAACCGATCCATCCAGCGCTATATCGCGCGCATTCAGGCCCATGTCACCCGTCGTGAGATCTTCGACCGAAGTCTCCGAATTCGTCCAAACGCAGTACATGGTGAGGCTGTTCGATGCGATTCGATAAGGATCGGAGAGCCACAATCCACGCGTCGTTGAAAGGACGATGCGGCCGCGAGGTGAGACGGCCACGCCTGTTATATTCCCCGTGAACGTGCCTCCCACCGGCGTCATCGTTAGCGCGACGTGCGAGCTGAATGAGCCATTCGTGGCATCCGGATTCATCTGATATCGCCGGAGAGCCATGCCCCCCGCCCCGTTTACGATCATGTAGTCAATGCCCGCCCATTCCGCGAAGGCCATATCATTTACCTGCCAACTGACAACATTTGCGTTCGTCAACGGCACGTTCCCGAATTGAACGCCATCGAAAGACGACACGCCCATCTGAAGGTTCGCCGCCCCGCCGGCCGAACCCGCGCTGACGTATACGAATCCCTTGTACCATCCTACCGGATGCACATTGAAGCTGCCCGTTGCGTTGTAGAAGTTGGTCGCCAGCACGGCACCACCCGCGCTGATCGCGTACAGGGCACGCGCGTTGATGGTTCCGCCGGTAACGTCATTTACGAAGATGTAAGCATTCGTGTGATGAACAGCGATGCCCCTAAATTCGGCAAAAGCTTGAGAATAGAGCACAGACCAAGACATCCCACCATCCTGGGAGACCATAATCACGTTGGTTCGGGCGGTCAAATAGAGAGGGCCCGCCTGAGCGAGCAGCACGGATGCCGCTAGAATCAACCCCGCCCACTTGACGCATCGAATCTTGTTCATCTCGCGATGACCTCCACAAGAGGGCATGTAACGCAAGCGCCCTTGCGCATGCGCTGGATGGCACCCGTTATTGATTACACCAAGTTACGAACGGATGTGCCTGCGGTACAGCGCGACAGAGCCGAATGCAAGTCCCAAAAGCAGAAGCGTGGACGGCTCCGGTATAACGGTTAGCTGAATAGCGGGCAAATTAAAGCCATGATCCGCACTATGTATAAGCGAGGCGGTTCCGCTGGTATCATCATAGGAATAACGATAGAAGCGAGTTGTCGCGGCTATATACAAATTGTTATTGTACAGAATGAGCTCCCGAGCTCCAGATGCGGGATCGCTCGCAGTGGATGCACCCACTGCGAAGGTCAAAATTGGGGAGACGGATATTGATGTATTATGAATCTGATTTAGGCCCGAAGCGAACAACCCGTTCACAGTGAGTACCAACATGCGCCCGCCCGGAGTGATGGCCAAATCGAAGATATCCGCGCCCGAAAGACCGGTGAAGCTGACCGTAACTTGATTGGTCGTTGTTCCATCACCGATTAGAATGCGCCTTCGCAAGGTATTTCCTGATGTTCCATTCATGAAGTAATAATTCGTTCCCCCCGAACCTCCGATTGCCAAATCATTAGGCGTCCAGGTCCCGGGGAATGATATACTTACAGGACCCAACGAAGTCCCATCCCATGTCGAATAGAAATTTGTTTGATGAGGCGCGATGTATAGAAATCCATTGTGATAAATCATCGGCCGCTGATTGCTTGTACCTTGTTCGTCGACGGTTATAGAGGATAACACAGAGGTTGTGGCAACGCTGTACGCATAGACAGGCCGACTAGCCGCGGACCCCTGCCCCGAAGCATAGGCAAACAACGTTCCTGTAACCGGATCCCCTGCCAGACCACGGAAACCTGCACCAGATATATTGATAAAGTTTGCCCAAGTGAGACCGAAGTCGGTCGAATAGCGAATATTCGCTGAATTTGCAGACAGGAACAAAACGTGGTCTGCAAAGATGGCCGTGCACAATCCGAACGACACCAAGGCGGACGCCACTTTTGCGACTGATTTCATGTGCAGAGCTCCTTAACCAAAATCGTGCAATTACTCATACAAAAGCATCGCATGGAGGGAAAGAGAGAATTGATTTATCAGGATTAGCAAAATTTTGGCCTCCCCTCTGTGGCGAAGATTTCGGCCACTGCTGACGACAGCGCCGGTGCGCACCGATTATTCAGGCGAAATCAGAACTGTATGTAATTGATTTCCAATTAGATATACAGATGCGGTCCCATTTCGACTCCCGCCGATCGCAGCGAGATTAATCGTCCGGGCAACTTGAAGGGGGAAGCGGATCTTTTCGAATTCAGCCGAACGCAACATTTCCAGCTCATCCTTGGAAGGCCTCACGGGCTGCTTTTCTCTGCCGGGACTACAAATGCGCGATCGAGCCAGAGCTCAATCTCGCCGCCCATGACCTGCAACTCGAGACGCGTCGGGGCGTGGAGTCGATATTCGAGGCTCTGTATTTTCCAGACGCCCTCCGGATCGGGATCGATCGGGACGGCAAGGACGTGACGTGCTGCTTTGGTGTCGTTCAGGATGAATTCTCCCGCATGCGCGCCGGGCCGCGGAGGCCTGCCGGCGCGAAATTCGATAGTAAACCGATGAAGGCCGGGCGCCAGGTCGATTTCGGCGCCCAGGACGACGGGTTTGCGTTTTGCGCCCTCGCGACCGGGCCAATAGCGTACGGCGCCCCGCTCTGGGTCAAGCCGGGTCGAGCCGAACATCTTGCGGCTGGTTCCGAGGAACAACGTCGGTCGGGCGTCGTTCTCGAGCAGGGTTTGGTTGCGGTTGGTCGGCGCGCCTTTCTGCAGCACGCAATACAAGCCATCAGCATAGAGCACTCCCCATGTGCCGGCACGGAGGAGGTCGAGGTATTCGCGGGGGATGCGATTCCGGTTCAGGAACGCCACCGAAACCTCCAGGTGCGTGGCCGAAGGCTCGACGAGATTCATGTAGAAAAGGTCCCGTCGGTTCGCCGCTAGTGACAGCAATTCACGCGGGGCGGTGAGGATCCCCTCTTTGGGAACGAAACGCTGAGCGACCTCAAGGGCGAGGACTCCCCATTCGTTGATGTGCTTGTACACCGGTCCGGTGTCGCGCAGCGAACCGAGGGTAAAACCGCGGGTCAGGTGCGACACGAGGGTTACCACGACGAGCGCGAGGGCTCGCGCCCACACCTGCCATTCGCGATGCGAGGCACGCGCCCGCGCGAAGGCGTCAACCAGCGCAATGCCCAGCGACGCCATGACGTTGGCCGAGTAGTGGATGCCGAGCTTGTATTGCCAAGGCCAGTGGCTGCTCAAATTCGCAATCAGCGGCAGCGGCAGCAGGACGACAAATGGGTGGGCGCGCAACCCAACGGCTGCGATACACGGAAAAAGCGCCCAACCCAAGGCTATGGCCCGCGGTTCCCAATTCTCAATGTAATCTCGCCATCTGCCGCCGAAAATTTCGCGGCGCGCCTCTAGGATATCGCTCCCGCGCGGATGGAGCATGGGATATAGCCAGCCGACCGCCACTGCGACATACAGCAGGCAGGCCGCCGCGTACATGTATCCGGCCCGCCATCGCCCTCGCACGGCTTCCATAAGAAGAAGCGGCACGGCGTAAAGCGCAGCTTCCTCGCGAAGCCCTGCGAGGAGCAGCAGCGGGAGCCACACCTGTCGCCGGTCGTTGGAGAGGCGCCAGTAGATCCACGGAAGGAACAGCATATATCCCGCGGTTGAATGGAATTCGCAGAGCTGGACCGCCTGCGTGAAGTGGTATCCGCACCACAGCACCGCGACGCCGGCCAGATAGGGCGCGGGCACTTGTTGGCGACGCCCGGCAAGCACAAGAAAAGTCCCGCCCGCCATGATCATCAGCCATTGCACGACGGAGAGCAAAAAGGGGTGGTCCCAGATGTAGAACAAGGGCCCCAGCAGCGCGAGCGTGAAGGAAAGATGGACTTGCAGGTAAGTTTGCGTGCCCGCGTGGTACGCAAACCAATTCCCACGGCCGGAATTCCAGATCATGTTCGTGTAGCGGATGTAGTCGCCCGACGTGCCGAATTTCCAGTGGGTAAACGCGCAGAAGCTCGAGTAGAGCAAGGCGATCGCGAACGCAGCGGCCAGCGCGAAAATGGCGCATGTGGCGGCCGGCCGCGCGGCCCGTCGGAGGCGTTCAAGCATGGAAGTGCCGTGGCTCACGAAATCACCATCGGGCGGGGAACCGAGGCGCCCTCCCCGCAATCCGTCCGCCCGGCCTAGAGAGATAATATGTCGGAATTTGACCTGTAAATCGCCAACTCGGCAGCACATCGGCGCACCCCGCACGCTTTGGGCCGCGCAGTTTTGCCAGATGAGAAAATCCGCTTCGATCGCGACGGTCGCCCGCGCCGATTACCGGATAACGCTCAGGGCGCGGCGTTGTGCGCGGGGGTCTCCACGGAAAGCGCTGAGCCGGGGTCCGCCTTACGCGAGTCATGGGTATGGGCCGACTCGACCAGCATAGGCGCGATAATCAGCGATACGATGCACATGAGCTTGATCAGGATGTTGATCGAGGGGCCAGCGGTATCTTTGAAGGGGTCGCCGACCGTGTCGCCGATGACCGCCGCCTTGTGTGCGTCGGAGCCTTTGCCGCCGAAATGTCCCTCCTCGATGTATTTTTTTGCGTTGTCCCACGCGCCGCCGGAATTCGCCATAAAAAGGGCAATCAGGACGCCAGAGACGAGCACGCCGCACAGCAGCCCGCCGAGCATTTCCAGCCGCCCAAAGTAGCCGACGGCGATCGGGGCAGCGATGGCAATTAGGCCTGGCGCCACCATCTCTCGGATCGCGGCGCGGGTCGAAATATCGACGCATCGCGCGTAATCGGGCCGCGCCCGGCCCTCCAGCAGCCCGGGCACTTCGCGAAACTGGCGGCGCACCTCGCCGATCATCGTGTGTGCGGCGCGCCCGACGGCGCCGATGGCCAGTGCGGAGAAGAAGAAGGGCATCATCGCGCCGATCAGGACGCCGGCCATGACGGTTGATTTCGTCACGTCGATTTCCGAAATCCCGGCACTCTGCTCGAATGCGGCGAACAGGGCGAGCGCCGTGAGCGCGGCGGACCCGATGGCAAACCCCTTGCCA contains:
- a CDS encoding DUF2079 domain-containing protein, which encodes MLERLRRAARPAATCAIFALAAAFAIALLYSSFCAFTHWKFGTSGDYIRYTNMIWNSGRGNWFAYHAGTQTYLQVHLSFTLALLGPLFYIWDHPFLLSVVQWLMIMAGGTFLVLAGRRQQVPAPYLAGVAVLWCGYHFTQAVQLCEFHSTAGYMLFLPWIYWRLSNDRRQVWLPLLLLAGLREEAALYAVPLLLMEAVRGRWRAGYMYAAACLLYVAVAVGWLYPMLHPRGSDILEARREIFGGRWRDYIENWEPRAIALGWALFPCIAAVGLRAHPFVVLLPLPLIANLSSHWPWQYKLGIHYSANVMASLGIALVDAFARARASHREWQVWARALALVVVTLVSHLTRGFTLGSLRDTGPVYKHINEWGVLALEVAQRFVPKEGILTAPRELLSLAANRRDLFYMNLVEPSATHLEVSVAFLNRNRIPREYLDLLRAGTWGVLYADGLYCVLQKGAPTNRNQTLLENDARPTLFLGTSRKMFGSTRLDPERGAVRYWPGREGAKRKPVVLGAEIDLAPGLHRFTIEFRAGRPPRPGAHAGEFILNDTKAARHVLAVPIDPDPEGVWKIQSLEYRLHAPTRLELQVMGGEIELWLDRAFVVPAEKSSP
- a CDS encoding PEP-CTERM sorting domain-containing protein; the encoded protein is MKSVAKVASALVSFGLCTAIFADHVLFLSANSANIRYSTDFGLTWANFINISGAGFRGLAGDPVTGTLFAYASGQGSAASRPVYAYSVATTSVLSSITVDEQGTSNQRPMIYHNGFLYIAPHQTNFYSTWDGTSLGPVSISFPGTWTPNDLAIGGSGGTNYYFMNGTSGNTLRRRILIGDGTTTNQVTVSFTGLSGADIFDLAITPGGRMLVLTVNGLFASGLNQIHNTSISVSPILTFAVGASTASDPASGARELILYNNNLYIAATTRFYRYSYDDTSGTASLIHSADHGFNLPAIQLTVIPEPSTLLLLGLAFGSVALYRRHIRS